One genomic window of uncultured delta proteobacterium includes the following:
- a CDS encoding exported hypothetical protein (Evidence 5 : No homology to any previously reported sequences), with protein MLPCPFSHARRIVALLLAVLCLSAFFSPAHCPAAEPPVSPERATGVLAMLRNGAGSLTALETPFTLEKTVAGTGAAIAVRGNLFARLPGTLRLESVAPVVAGFSLTETGYASWTGAGGPGGAAAERSFDGQSWGRDLSRSILACLFFDDAALRRYWGLEVAGAAPPVIRLVPLKDVARAHIEAVELAFSDDGKQLLSLRITGARNGDAVFHFGGAATVTREAIGGTLFSALYTERTRRLPLLAQIWSADGKGLDCAVFAEIPLVRFGSIAIGAGGVAVTPDFPDSGLERVLERVGEALREGKGARRHKGDGWVVDITPLDGPE; from the coding sequence ATGCTCCCTTGTCCTTTTTCCCACGCCCGGCGCATTGTGGCGCTGCTTTTGGCCGTTTTGTGCCTCAGCGCTTTTTTTTCGCCCGCGCATTGCCCGGCGGCTGAACCGCCTGTCTCCCCGGAGCGGGCTACCGGCGTGCTCGCCATGCTGCGTAACGGCGCGGGCAGCCTGACGGCGTTGGAAACGCCGTTTACCCTGGAAAAGACCGTCGCCGGGACGGGCGCGGCCATTGCCGTCCGGGGGAACCTTTTTGCGCGGCTCCCCGGTACGCTGCGCCTGGAGAGCGTTGCGCCCGTAGTCGCGGGTTTTTCCCTGACGGAGACAGGGTATGCATCCTGGACCGGCGCGGGCGGCCCTGGCGGCGCGGCGGCGGAACGATCTTTTGACGGGCAGTCGTGGGGCCGGGATCTCTCGCGGAGCATTCTCGCCTGCCTGTTTTTCGATGACGCGGCGTTGCGGCGGTATTGGGGTCTGGAGGTCGCGGGCGCGGCTCCGCCCGTCATTCGCCTTGTGCCCTTGAAGGACGTTGCGCGCGCGCATATCGAGGCGGTGGAACTGGCGTTCTCCGATGACGGCAAACAGCTCCTGTCTCTCCGGATAACCGGCGCCCGGAACGGTGACGCCGTGTTTCATTTCGGCGGCGCCGCGACCGTGACGCGCGAAGCGATTGGAGGGACGCTGTTTTCCGCGCTGTATACCGAACGGACGCGGAGGCTCCCCCTGTTGGCGCAAATTTGGAGCGCGGACGGCAAGGGGTTGGACTGCGCGGTTTTTGCGGAGATCCCGCTGGTCCGTTTCGGCAGTATTGCGATAGGTGCGGGCGGCGTCGCCGTTACCCCGGATTTTCCCGACAGCGGCCTCGAGCGCGTGCTTGAACGCGTGGGCGAGGCCCTGCGCGAGGGGAAAGGCGCGCGCCGCCACAAGGGCGACGGCTGGGTGGTGGATATCACGCCGCTGGACGGACCGGAATAA
- the lgt gene encoding phosphatidylglycerol-prolipoprotein diacylglyceryl transferase (Evidence 2a : Function of homologous gene experimentally demonstrated in an other organism; Product type e : enzyme), producing MTFPQIDPVLVSIGPFAVRWYGLMYLFGFASAWLLGRYRAKRTGEFTVREFDDILTWGCFGVLVGARLGYVLFYDFAYYLQHPLEVFYVQRGGMSFHGGMLGVIFFMWFAAHRRGKTLFQTMDFVAPLVPPGLFFGRLGNFINGELWGRVTDAPVGMIFPDGGNLPRHPSQLYEAGLEGIVFFCLLWAYSAKPRPRTAVSGFFLLGYGTFRFIVEFFREPDAHLGFVAFNVLSMGQLLCVPMIMGGALLMLYAYRKNRPA from the coding sequence ATGACATTTCCTCAAATAGACCCCGTGCTTGTGTCCATAGGCCCCTTTGCCGTCCGCTGGTACGGCCTGATGTACCTTTTCGGCTTTGCTTCCGCCTGGCTGCTGGGGCGGTACCGCGCCAAACGGACGGGCGAATTCACGGTCCGCGAATTTGACGACATCCTGACCTGGGGCTGCTTCGGCGTGCTTGTGGGCGCGCGGCTCGGGTACGTGCTGTTCTACGATTTCGCCTATTACCTGCAACACCCGCTGGAAGTTTTCTACGTGCAGCGCGGCGGCATGTCCTTCCACGGCGGCATGCTCGGCGTGATTTTTTTCATGTGGTTCGCGGCGCACCGCCGGGGGAAAACCCTGTTCCAGACCATGGACTTCGTCGCGCCCCTGGTGCCGCCGGGCCTCTTTTTCGGGCGGCTCGGCAACTTCATCAACGGGGAACTCTGGGGCCGCGTCACCGACGCGCCCGTCGGCATGATCTTTCCGGACGGCGGCAACCTGCCCCGCCACCCGTCCCAGCTGTATGAAGCCGGGCTGGAAGGGATCGTCTTTTTCTGCCTGCTCTGGGCCTATTCCGCAAAACCCAGGCCGCGCACGGCGGTCAGCGGGTTTTTCCTGCTGGGGTACGGGACCTTCCGCTTCATCGTGGAATTTTTCCGCGAGCCGGACGCCCACCTCGGCTTTGTGGCCTTCAACGTCCTGTCCATGGGCCAGCTGCTCTGCGTCCCCATGATTATGGGCGGCGCGCTGCTCATGCTGTACGCGTACAGGAAGAACCGGCCCGCCTGA
- a CDS encoding conserved hypothetical protein (Evidence 4 : Homologs of previously reported genes of unknown function): MRIAFFGDIVGRPGRAAVKARLPLLREKLRLDGIIANAENAAGGIGTTRETLREVFSAGVDVATGGNHTWRNQEFYPALDEDKRAVRPANAHPDVPGRGCIVHELPNGTRIAVINLLGRAFMDPCDCPFRAVDGVLASLPSDVTLRFVDFHAEATSEKRAMAHHLDGRVSALVGTHTHVQTADATIFPKGMAYITDLGMCGAEKESVLGMEPAGIIKRFVTGLPVRFKPMAGEGMLNGLVADFDPATGRAVKVALLRERAPLVYDPAAKDPGTLF; the protein is encoded by the coding sequence ATGCGTATCGCTTTTTTCGGGGATATCGTGGGCCGGCCCGGCAGGGCCGCTGTAAAAGCCCGGTTGCCGCTCCTGCGGGAGAAACTGCGCCTGGACGGCATCATCGCCAACGCGGAAAACGCGGCGGGCGGCATCGGCACAACGCGCGAAACGCTGCGGGAGGTATTCAGCGCGGGCGTGGACGTGGCCACGGGCGGCAACCACACCTGGCGCAACCAGGAATTCTATCCCGCGCTCGATGAGGACAAGCGGGCCGTCCGGCCCGCCAACGCGCATCCGGACGTTCCGGGCCGGGGCTGTATCGTGCACGAGTTGCCGAACGGGACCCGCATCGCGGTCATCAACCTGCTCGGCAGGGCTTTCATGGACCCCTGCGACTGCCCGTTCCGCGCCGTGGACGGTGTCCTTGCCTCCCTCCCTTCCGATGTGACGCTGCGGTTCGTGGATTTCCACGCCGAGGCCACCAGTGAAAAGCGGGCCATGGCGCACCATCTGGACGGCAGGGTCAGCGCGCTCGTGGGCACCCATACGCACGTGCAGACCGCCGACGCGACAATTTTCCCGAAAGGCATGGCCTATATCACGGATCTGGGCATGTGCGGGGCGGAGAAGGAATCCGTGCTCGGCATGGAACCCGCCGGCATCATCAAGCGGTTCGTCACGGGCCTGCCCGTGCGGTTCAAACCCATGGCCGGCGAGGGCATGCTCAACGGCCTTGTGGCGGATTTCGATCCCGCGACGGGCAGGGCCGTGAAGGTAGCCCTCCTGCGCGAGCGCGCGCCGCTCGTGTATGACCCGGCAGCCAAGGACCCGGGCACGCTGTTCTGA
- the tyrS gene encoding Tyrosine--tRNA ligase: MTETKPATPETPRLTAAEVDRQMAQIKRGAAELINEEELRKKIARGKPLICKAGFDPTAPDLHLGHTVLIHKLRHFQELGHTVVFLIGDFTGMIGDPSGRSETRPPLTREQVLANAETYKKQVFKILDAEKTIVDFNSNWLGKMDFADVIRLASKYTVARMLERDDFEKRYKGNVPISVHEFLYPLMQGYDSVQLKADIELGGTDQKFNLLVGRHLQGQFGQEPQCVLTVPLLEGLDGVRKMSKSYGNYIGIDESAQEIFGKVMSASDDLMWRFYELLSSKSLDEIAAMKKDVAENRAHPKAVKEAFAMEMVTRYHGADAAEQARQGFNAVFADGGIPDDAASFTCRSGEASAPTVFLTDAGLTASRGEARRLIGQNAMSVDGAVVTDAATPFAPGEYIIKLGKKRFLRLTVQ, from the coding sequence ATGACGGAAACCAAACCCGCAACCCCGGAAACGCCCCGCCTCACGGCGGCCGAAGTTGACCGCCAGATGGCGCAAATCAAGCGCGGCGCGGCGGAACTGATAAACGAAGAAGAACTGCGCAAAAAAATCGCCAGAGGCAAGCCGCTTATCTGCAAAGCCGGGTTTGACCCCACCGCCCCGGACCTGCACCTGGGCCACACGGTGCTCATCCACAAGCTCCGCCATTTCCAGGAACTGGGCCACACCGTCGTGTTCCTGATCGGCGATTTTACCGGCATGATCGGCGACCCCTCCGGCCGTTCGGAAACCCGCCCGCCCCTCACGCGCGAGCAGGTTCTCGCCAACGCGGAAACGTACAAGAAGCAGGTCTTCAAAATCCTGGACGCGGAAAAGACCATCGTGGATTTCAACTCCAACTGGCTCGGCAAGATGGATTTTGCCGACGTCATCCGCCTGGCCTCCAAATACACCGTGGCCCGCATGCTCGAGCGGGACGATTTTGAAAAACGGTACAAGGGCAACGTGCCCATTTCCGTCCATGAATTTCTCTATCCCCTGATGCAGGGGTATGATTCCGTGCAGCTGAAAGCGGATATCGAGCTCGGCGGCACGGACCAGAAGTTCAACCTCCTTGTGGGCCGCCATCTGCAGGGCCAGTTCGGCCAGGAGCCGCAGTGCGTTCTGACCGTGCCGCTCCTCGAGGGCCTCGACGGCGTGCGCAAGATGTCAAAGTCTTACGGCAACTATATCGGCATTGACGAATCCGCCCAGGAAATTTTCGGCAAGGTCATGTCCGCCTCCGACGACCTCATGTGGCGCTTCTACGAACTTCTCTCCAGCAAAAGCCTGGACGAGATCGCGGCCATGAAAAAGGACGTGGCGGAAAACCGCGCGCATCCCAAGGCGGTCAAGGAAGCCTTTGCCATGGAAATGGTCACCCGCTACCACGGAGCGGACGCCGCCGAACAGGCCCGCCAGGGCTTTAACGCCGTGTTCGCCGACGGCGGCATACCCGATGACGCCGCATCCTTCACCTGCCGGTCCGGCGAAGCGTCCGCGCCCACGGTCTTCCTGACGGACGCCGGGCTGACCGCCTCGCGCGGGGAAGCGCGCCGCCTTATCGGCCAGAACGCCATGAGCGTTGACGGCGCGGTCGTGACCGACGCCGCGACGCCCTTCGCACCCGGCGAATACATCATAAAACTCGGGAAAAAGCGCTTCCTGCGCCTGACGGTGCAATAA